The following are from one region of the Hymenobacter sp. YIM 151858-1 genome:
- a CDS encoding DinB family protein, which produces MNYRTTRPAATEFGAYYARYISLIPDGADPVQQLRNQQTELKQMIGSLSDEQALLRYAPGKWSIKETLLHIIDTERIFAYRALRVGRGDKQSLPGFEQDEYVVTSGADARSLASLLAEYDAVRAATLSLFESFGPEAYEQQGTASNQPITVRALAYITAGHEAHHLQLWRERSLPLLQTAQA; this is translated from the coding sequence ATGAACTACCGCACCACCCGCCCCGCCGCCACCGAGTTCGGCGCCTACTACGCGCGCTACATCAGCCTGATTCCGGACGGCGCCGACCCCGTGCAGCAGCTGCGCAACCAGCAAACCGAGCTGAAGCAAATGATTGGCAGCCTCTCCGACGAGCAGGCCTTGCTGCGCTATGCACCCGGCAAGTGGAGCATCAAGGAAACGCTGCTGCACATCATCGATACGGAGCGCATTTTCGCTTACCGCGCCCTGCGCGTAGGCCGCGGCGACAAGCAGTCATTGCCCGGTTTCGAGCAGGACGAGTACGTGGTAACCTCCGGTGCCGACGCCCGCTCTCTTGCCAGCCTGCTAGCCGAGTACGACGCCGTGCGCGCCGCCACCTTGAGTTTATTTGAATCGTTCGGACCTGAGGCGTACGAGCAGCAAGGCACGGCTAGCAACCAGCCCATAACGGTGCGTGCTTTGGCCTACATTACCGCCGGCCACGAGGCCCACCACCTGCAGCTGTGGCGCGAGCGTAGCCTGCCGCTTTTGCAAACCGCTCAGGCGTAG
- a CDS encoding universal stress protein, whose translation MKNILVPTDFTPKAHNAFEVALQLAQRTGGHVTLLHVVDMPAGGGVVSSGGPAGGGTLNDLYAIKLLQVVKHRMYELIAEAQRRVEGVEVQDLIHTASLEDAIMEVIEERDIDLVVMGAEEPRDWTRLFTETTSQRLIRTAPCPVLTVKQPAPDFKVQHIVFASDFSAEADRVVPSLKQIQAAFPEATLHLLDVVPSHDRDAAVLARINAFARRHQLQHYEPDVIDAPKVSIGIPRFVEQAHADLVVMLTHAHTGLSHMLHNNTAESVAVHAAPPVLTLHT comes from the coding sequence ATGAAGAACATCCTCGTACCCACCGATTTTACGCCCAAAGCGCACAATGCTTTTGAGGTAGCCCTGCAACTCGCCCAACGCACGGGCGGCCACGTTACCCTGCTCCACGTGGTGGATATGCCGGCCGGCGGCGGGGTGGTTTCGTCGGGCGGGCCGGCGGGCGGCGGCACCCTCAACGACTTGTACGCCATTAAGTTGCTGCAAGTAGTTAAGCACCGCATGTACGAGCTCATTGCCGAGGCGCAGCGCCGCGTGGAAGGCGTGGAGGTGCAGGACCTGATCCATACCGCTTCGCTCGAAGACGCCATCATGGAGGTAATCGAGGAGCGCGACATTGATTTGGTGGTGATGGGCGCCGAGGAACCCCGCGACTGGACGCGCCTATTCACCGAAACCACCTCGCAGCGGCTGATTCGTACCGCACCCTGCCCGGTGCTTACCGTGAAGCAGCCCGCCCCCGATTTCAAGGTGCAGCACATCGTGTTTGCCTCCGATTTCTCGGCCGAGGCCGACCGCGTGGTGCCCAGTCTCAAGCAAATTCAGGCGGCCTTCCCCGAAGCCACCCTGCACCTGCTCGACGTGGTGCCCTCGCACGACCGCGACGCCGCCGTGCTGGCGCGCATCAACGCGTTTGCCCGCCGCCACCAGCTGCAGCACTACGAGCCCGACGTGATTGACGCGCCGAAGGTGAGCATTGGCATACCGCGCTTTGTGGAGCAGGCCCACGCCGATTTGGTGGTGATGCTCACGCACGCGCACACCGGCCTTAGCCATATGCTGCACAACAACACCGCCGAGAGCGTAGCCGTGCACGCCGCCCCGCCGGTGCTTACCCTGCACACCTAG
- a CDS encoding glycoside hydrolase family 43 protein, whose product MHTPDDHIYQEVHLAPMTVDEINVMTARARAEPPSGDQTHVLVPDGEDPWVISHENHLYYCTVDRLKQKILISRFSKLQDMATAELVQVWPGNHGAVPEYREIWAPELQRINGRWYIYFALYNARNGEERLYALESLTDDALGAYAFRGKLEVPTDRWAIDGTVLQLEGEMYFLWSGWEGFSNTSQNIYIARMRNPYTIASDRVCISRPEHDWEKQGYPHVNEGPQVLQHAGRTFIIYSASGSWTDDYCLGQLTYLGGYPLEPASWRKEPQPVFSKTDTIFGPGHASFVVVDGQHHIIYHAARSSQAGWARQIRAKPFGWHPDGSPNFGRPL is encoded by the coding sequence ATGCACACGCCCGACGACCACATTTACCAGGAGGTGCACCTGGCGCCCATGACGGTAGACGAGATAAACGTGATGACGGCCCGGGCGCGGGCCGAGCCGCCCAGCGGCGACCAAACCCACGTGCTGGTGCCCGACGGCGAAGACCCGTGGGTGATTTCGCACGAAAACCACCTGTATTACTGCACCGTGGATCGGCTGAAGCAGAAAATCCTGATCAGCCGGTTCTCGAAGCTCCAGGACATGGCCACGGCCGAGCTGGTGCAGGTGTGGCCCGGCAACCACGGCGCCGTGCCCGAGTACCGCGAAATTTGGGCGCCCGAGCTGCAGCGCATCAATGGCCGATGGTACATCTACTTCGCCCTCTACAACGCCCGCAACGGCGAGGAGCGGCTCTACGCCCTCGAAAGCCTCACCGACGATGCCCTGGGTGCGTACGCGTTCCGGGGCAAGCTCGAGGTGCCCACCGACCGGTGGGCCATCGACGGGACGGTGCTGCAGCTCGAGGGCGAAATGTACTTCCTGTGGTCGGGGTGGGAGGGGTTCAGCAACACCAGCCAGAACATTTACATCGCCCGCATGCGCAACCCCTACACCATTGCTTCGGATCGGGTGTGCATCAGCCGGCCCGAGCACGATTGGGAAAAGCAGGGCTACCCGCACGTAAACGAGGGGCCGCAGGTGCTGCAGCACGCGGGGCGCACGTTCATCATTTACTCCGCCAGCGGCAGCTGGACGGACGATTACTGCCTCGGCCAGCTTACCTACCTGGGCGGCTACCCGCTCGAGCCCGCGTCGTGGCGCAAGGAGCCGCAGCCGGTGTTCTCGAAAACCGATACCATCTTCGGGCCGGGCCACGCTTCGTTTGTGGTCGTGGATGGGCAGCACCACATCATTTACCACGCGGCGCGCAGCAGCCAGGCCGGTTGGGCGCGGCAAATCAGAGCCAAGCCGTTTGGGTGGCACCCCGATGGCTCGCCCAACTTCGGCCGGCCGTTGTAG
- a CDS encoding GNAT family N-acetyltransferase — translation MVFSDQDLARRLERAEGRSNASFVEARAQLFPNSGAQWLEVAGAYAMFDGPESPLTQTFGLGLFGPVGEAELTRLEQFFAQREAPVCHEVSPMADGALLALLPARGYVPIEYTSVLYLPLAQGALATGTVPGSRVQTRVVPPTEADAWVTTLAQGWSTEMDNAEAFMHDFGRINAHSAGYSAYLAELDGVPIAAGGMYVHGGVALLAGATTVPHGRRQGGQQALLHARLRDAAAQGCSLAMMGALPGSQSQRNAEKHGFRIAYTRIKWQLPPRP, via the coding sequence ATGGTATTTTCTGATCAGGACCTAGCCCGCCGGCTCGAACGCGCCGAGGGCCGCAGCAACGCCAGCTTTGTGGAAGCCCGTGCGCAACTGTTCCCAAACAGCGGCGCGCAGTGGCTGGAGGTAGCCGGCGCCTACGCCATGTTCGATGGGCCCGAGTCGCCGCTTACCCAAACCTTTGGCCTGGGCTTGTTTGGGCCCGTGGGCGAAGCCGAACTGACCAGGCTGGAACAGTTTTTTGCGCAGCGCGAAGCACCCGTGTGCCACGAGGTAAGCCCCATGGCCGATGGCGCCTTGCTGGCCTTGCTGCCCGCCCGCGGCTACGTGCCCATCGAGTACACCAGTGTGCTGTACCTCCCGCTGGCGCAAGGCGCGTTGGCTACCGGTACCGTGCCCGGCTCCCGGGTGCAAACCCGCGTGGTGCCCCCAACCGAGGCCGATGCGTGGGTAACGACCCTGGCCCAAGGTTGGAGCACCGAAATGGACAACGCCGAAGCCTTTATGCATGACTTCGGCCGCATTAATGCCCACAGCGCGGGCTACTCGGCTTACCTGGCCGAACTCGACGGCGTGCCCATTGCGGCCGGCGGTATGTATGTGCACGGTGGCGTGGCCCTGCTGGCCGGTGCCACCACGGTGCCGCACGGCCGCCGGCAAGGTGGGCAGCAGGCCTTGCTGCACGCGCGCCTGCGCGATGCCGCCGCACAAGGCTGCTCGTTGGCTATGATGGGCGCCCTGCCGGGCAGCCAGTCGCAGCGCAACGCCGAAAAGCACGGCTTCCGGATTGCCTACACCCGCATAAAGTGGCAGCTGCCGCCCCGGCCCTAG
- a CDS encoding isocitrate lyase/PEP mutase family protein — protein sequence MTPSNAQLFRELHHHAEPLLLPNAWDARSAATYQELDFRAVGTSSAAIAGMLGYADGEQMPFADLRFVVARICQAVQVPVTVDVEAGYSRDATQVCANVAQLAELGVVGINIEDSVVSNGHRQLVPAAVFAELLYQLKSYLAARGLEVFINARTDTYLLGTAQPLAETSQRAQAYEQAGADGLFVPGLTDLGEMRQLAASTALPLNVMCLPNLPDFGELQQAGVRRISMGNFAFEHLGRVHAQAMATLRSEQNFATLFR from the coding sequence ATGACACCATCCAACGCGCAGCTATTCCGGGAGCTGCACCACCACGCCGAGCCCCTGCTGTTGCCCAACGCCTGGGATGCCCGCAGCGCCGCCACCTACCAGGAGCTGGACTTTCGGGCCGTAGGCACGTCGAGCGCCGCTATTGCCGGCATGCTGGGCTACGCCGATGGCGAGCAAATGCCCTTCGCTGATCTGCGGTTTGTAGTGGCGCGCATTTGCCAGGCGGTGCAAGTGCCCGTTACGGTTGATGTGGAAGCCGGCTACAGCCGCGACGCCACGCAGGTGTGCGCCAACGTGGCTCAGCTCGCCGAGCTGGGTGTGGTCGGCATCAACATCGAAGACTCGGTGGTAAGCAACGGGCACCGACAGCTAGTGCCCGCCGCCGTGTTTGCTGAGCTGCTGTACCAACTCAAAAGCTATCTGGCGGCGCGCGGCTTGGAGGTGTTCATCAACGCCCGCACCGATACGTACCTGCTCGGCACGGCCCAGCCCTTAGCCGAAACCAGCCAACGCGCCCAAGCCTACGAGCAAGCCGGCGCCGATGGCCTGTTTGTGCCGGGTCTAACTGACCTAGGCGAGATGCGTCAGCTGGCCGCCAGCACCGCCTTGCCCCTGAACGTGATGTGCCTGCCCAACTTGCCCGATTTCGGCGAGCTGCAGCAAGCCGGGGTGCGGCGCATCAGCATGGGCAATTTCGCCTTTGAGCACCTAGGGCGCGTGCATGCGCAAGCCATGGCTACGCTGCGCTCCGAGCAAAACTTTGCGACCTTGTTCCGATGA
- a CDS encoding cupin domain-containing protein has protein sequence MNSATSAALQTGSLLGGRHTAIGETKAQVLVDKNGQKVIFKTFRAGETMPTHDAPVDVLVTVLAGRLIITVEDTATEVEAGDYIVFPAGARHSLHCLDDARILIYR, from the coding sequence ATGAATTCAGCTACTTCCGCGGCCCTGCAAACGGGCAGCTTGCTTGGCGGGCGCCACACCGCCATCGGCGAAACCAAAGCCCAGGTATTGGTCGATAAAAACGGGCAGAAAGTCATTTTCAAGACGTTTCGGGCCGGCGAAACCATGCCCACCCACGATGCCCCCGTTGATGTGCTGGTAACCGTGCTGGCCGGGCGCCTGATTATTACCGTGGAGGATACGGCTACCGAAGTGGAAGCCGGCGACTACATCGTGTTTCCGGCCGGGGCGCGCCACTCGCTCCATTGCCTCGACGACGCGCGCATTCTCATCTACCGCTAA
- a CDS encoding protein adenylyltransferase SelO produces the protein MSANTFSIDQASFENSLVEELRGEATFDKQPRQVPGFAYSRVQPTPVPDPHLLAWSDDLARYLGLEKPAERGPAVEVLAGNRVTETMKPFAARYGGHQFGSWAGQLGDGRAISLGELRATDGSPWEIQLKGAGPTPYSRRADGRAVLRSSVREFLCSEAMHYLGVPTTRALSLVGTGAKVVRDMFYNGNPQEEPGAIVARVAPTFVRFGNFQIFAANGEMDNLRELANYVIRRYYPELGEPSAEVYLRWFEEVSRRTAVMIAHWMSVGFVHGVMNTDNMSILGLTIDYGPYGWLEPYEPDWTPNTTDFSYRRYAFGQQPQVALWNLVQLARAIAHLVPDPEQLRPGLDLYGTTLAETMQAMMLRKLGLTTHETADDQQLIEDMHQVLVDAVMDMTLFFRNLSHLAPALLRDAANEETQLLEFVEANSYAQPGYAGHTVLVQWLQRYLKRLRQEPATPEAIRESMLAANPKYVLRNYLAQKAIEAAETGDLSVLNRLMQVLKTPYAEQPEHDDLAAMRPDWAASKPGCATLSCSS, from the coding sequence ATGTCAGCAAATACGTTTTCCATAGATCAGGCCTCCTTCGAAAACTCCTTGGTTGAGGAGTTGCGCGGCGAGGCTACGTTTGATAAACAGCCGCGCCAGGTGCCCGGCTTTGCCTACTCGCGCGTGCAGCCCACGCCCGTGCCCGATCCGCACCTGCTGGCCTGGTCCGACGACCTGGCCCGGTACCTAGGGCTCGAAAAACCCGCCGAGCGTGGCCCCGCCGTGGAGGTGCTGGCCGGCAACCGCGTAACCGAAACCATGAAGCCCTTTGCCGCCCGCTACGGCGGCCACCAGTTTGGCAGCTGGGCCGGCCAGCTCGGCGACGGCCGCGCCATTTCGCTGGGCGAGCTGCGCGCTACTGATGGCAGCCCCTGGGAAATTCAGCTGAAGGGCGCGGGCCCCACGCCGTACTCGCGCCGTGCCGACGGCCGCGCCGTGCTGCGCTCGTCGGTGCGCGAGTTTTTGTGCTCCGAGGCCATGCACTACCTGGGCGTGCCCACCACCCGCGCCCTTAGCCTGGTAGGCACCGGCGCCAAAGTAGTGCGCGATATGTTCTATAACGGCAATCCGCAGGAGGAGCCCGGCGCCATTGTGGCCCGCGTAGCGCCCACGTTCGTGCGCTTTGGCAACTTCCAGATTTTTGCCGCCAACGGCGAAATGGATAACCTGCGCGAGCTGGCCAATTACGTAATTCGCCGGTACTACCCCGAGCTGGGCGAGCCGTCGGCGGAGGTGTACCTGCGCTGGTTTGAGGAGGTGAGCCGCCGCACCGCCGTCATGATTGCGCACTGGATGTCGGTGGGCTTTGTGCACGGGGTGATGAACACCGACAACATGTCCATCCTGGGCCTCACCATCGACTACGGCCCCTACGGCTGGCTCGAGCCCTACGAACCCGACTGGACGCCCAACACCACCGATTTCAGCTACCGCCGCTACGCCTTTGGGCAGCAGCCGCAAGTGGCCCTCTGGAACCTGGTGCAGCTGGCCCGCGCTATTGCCCACCTCGTGCCCGACCCCGAGCAGCTGCGCCCCGGCCTCGACCTCTACGGCACTACCCTGGCCGAAACCATGCAGGCCATGATGCTGCGCAAGCTCGGCCTCACTACGCACGAAACCGCCGACGATCAGCAGCTGATCGAGGACATGCACCAGGTGTTGGTTGACGCCGTGATGGACATGACGCTGTTCTTCCGCAACCTCTCGCACCTGGCCCCCGCGTTGCTGCGCGATGCCGCCAACGAAGAAACCCAGCTGCTCGAGTTCGTCGAAGCCAACTCCTACGCCCAACCCGGGTACGCCGGCCATACCGTGCTGGTGCAGTGGCTGCAGCGCTACCTGAAACGCCTGCGCCAGGAGCCCGCCACGCCCGAGGCCATTCGCGAAAGCATGCTGGCAGCCAACCCCAAGTATGTGTTGCGCAATTACCTGGCGCAAAAGGCCATCGAAGCCGCCGAAACCGGCGACTTATCGGTGCTGAACCGCTTGATGCAAGTGCTGAAAACGCCCTACGCCGAGCAGCCCGAGCACGACGACTTAGCTGCCATGCGCCCCGATTGGGCCGCCTCCAAGCCCGGCTGCGCCACGCTTTCGTGCAGCTCTTAA
- a CDS encoding lipase family protein, whose product MKRLLPLVCCLFGLTAPSTLAQRLQPGFDKAEYIELLRVSSRQATDSVYYAGVAAPKQFRRVYRSPVVGLDNRWDLWSNGRGTVVVSLRGTTQNNESWLENFYAAMLPAKGELRLSKERTFRYELAQHPQAAVHAGWLLGMASMAGDIVSKIDSCYRRGSKDVVVLGHSQGGAIAYLLTSHLRNLQSRGELPADVRLKTYCSAAPKPGNLQYAYEYEAQTYGPDGGWGFNVVNAADWVPETPISIQTLTDFNPTNPFVGARGIIRKQTLPKRLALGYVYRQLDKPTRKAQRNYQRYLGTFASREVRKTLPEYQPGTYYASNNYVRTGRPVVLQPTAEYYRRFPDDPKRIFGHHLFLPYLYLAEQLP is encoded by the coding sequence ATGAAACGTTTGCTCCCGCTCGTGTGCTGCCTGTTTGGGCTAACCGCCCCCTCTACCCTGGCGCAGCGCCTGCAACCCGGTTTCGACAAGGCGGAATACATCGAGTTGCTGCGGGTGTCGTCGAGGCAAGCTACCGACTCAGTGTACTACGCCGGCGTGGCCGCGCCCAAGCAGTTTCGGCGGGTGTACCGCTCGCCCGTGGTGGGCCTCGATAACCGCTGGGACCTGTGGAGCAACGGCCGCGGCACGGTGGTGGTGAGCCTGCGCGGCACCACCCAAAACAACGAGAGCTGGCTCGAAAACTTTTACGCGGCCATGCTGCCTGCCAAAGGCGAGCTGCGGCTCAGCAAGGAGCGCACGTTTCGGTACGAGTTGGCCCAGCACCCGCAGGCGGCCGTGCACGCGGGCTGGCTGCTGGGCATGGCCTCGATGGCCGGTGACATCGTGAGCAAAATCGACTCGTGCTACCGCCGCGGTTCCAAGGATGTGGTGGTGCTGGGGCACAGCCAAGGCGGGGCCATTGCCTACCTGCTTACCTCGCACCTGCGCAACCTGCAAAGCCGCGGCGAGCTGCCCGCCGATGTACGCCTGAAAACCTACTGCAGCGCTGCGCCGAAACCCGGCAACCTGCAGTACGCCTACGAGTACGAAGCGCAAACTTACGGCCCCGATGGCGGCTGGGGCTTCAACGTGGTAAACGCGGCCGATTGGGTGCCCGAAACGCCCATTTCGATCCAAACCCTCACCGACTTCAACCCCACCAATCCATTTGTGGGTGCCCGCGGCATCATTCGCAAGCAAACTTTGCCCAAGCGACTCGCGCTGGGCTACGTGTACCGGCAGCTCGATAAGCCTACGCGCAAGGCCCAGCGCAACTACCAGCGCTACCTGGGTACGTTTGCCTCGCGCGAGGTGCGCAAGACGTTGCCCGAGTACCAACCGGGCACCTACTACGCCAGCAATAACTACGTGCGCACCGGCCGGCCCGTGGTGCTGCAGCCCACGGCCGAGTACTACCGCCGTTTCCCCGACGACCCCAAGCGCATATTCGGGCACCACTTGTTCTTGCCATACCTGTACCTGGCTGAGCAATTGCCCTAG
- a CDS encoding bifunctional transcriptional activator/DNA repair enzyme AdaA, with protein MIADPALTHEYYRALVAKDVAYEGTFIAAVKTTGIFCRPTCTARKPKPENVEFYGTTKEALVRGYRPCKVCTPLGKRGEAPAFIGELLQEVHARPAAKINDRELRRRGLEPSMLRRWFLKHHGLTFQAYQRMVRINTAFKKIQEGESVTAAAFDAGYESLSGFQDSFKAVFGVAPSNSRAQRVIDLLRFETPLGPMIACAVEEGICLLEFTDRKMLETELKALAKLLNASVVQGPNPHFATLRAELEEYFAGRRRTFSVPLHAPGTPFQQRVWEQLQTIAYGSTRSYLQQANALAQPGAVRAVAAANGMNRISILIPCHRVIGADGKLTGYGGGLWRKKWLLELERQTPQLAL; from the coding sequence ATGATTGCCGACCCCGCGCTGACCCACGAGTACTACCGCGCCCTGGTAGCCAAGGATGTAGCCTACGAGGGCACGTTTATCGCCGCCGTGAAAACCACGGGCATTTTCTGCCGGCCCACTTGCACGGCCCGCAAACCCAAGCCCGAAAACGTGGAGTTTTACGGCACTACCAAAGAGGCCTTGGTGCGCGGCTACCGGCCCTGCAAAGTGTGTACGCCCCTAGGCAAGCGCGGCGAGGCACCGGCCTTTATCGGCGAGCTGCTGCAGGAAGTACACGCCCGGCCCGCCGCCAAAATCAACGACCGGGAGCTGCGCCGCCGCGGCCTCGAGCCCAGCATGTTGCGCCGCTGGTTTCTGAAGCATCACGGCCTCACGTTTCAAGCCTACCAACGCATGGTGCGCATCAATACCGCATTCAAGAAAATACAGGAAGGCGAGTCGGTAACAGCTGCCGCCTTCGATGCCGGCTACGAGTCGCTGAGCGGTTTTCAGGATTCGTTTAAAGCGGTATTCGGCGTGGCGCCTTCCAACAGCCGCGCGCAGCGGGTTATCGATCTGCTGCGTTTCGAAACGCCCCTAGGTCCCATGATTGCCTGCGCGGTGGAGGAGGGGATATGCCTGCTCGAATTCACCGACCGCAAAATGCTCGAAACCGAGCTGAAGGCCTTGGCTAAGCTGCTGAACGCCTCCGTTGTGCAGGGGCCAAACCCGCACTTTGCCACGCTGCGGGCTGAGCTGGAAGAGTACTTTGCCGGTAGGCGGCGCACCTTTTCGGTGCCGCTGCACGCGCCCGGTACGCCGTTTCAGCAGCGCGTGTGGGAGCAGCTCCAAACCATTGCCTACGGCAGCACCCGCTCGTACCTGCAGCAGGCCAACGCCCTGGCGCAACCTGGTGCTGTGCGCGCCGTGGCGGCAGCCAACGGCATGAACCGCATTTCCATCCTCATTCCGTGCCACCGCGTTATCGGCGCCGATGGCAAGCTTACGGGCTACGGCGGGGGCTTGTGGCGCAAAAAGTGGCTGCTCGAGCTGGAGCGGCAAACTCCCCAACTGGCCTTGTAA
- a CDS encoding SDR family oxidoreductase codes for MSKHSIAGQTVVITGASSGIGRATALAFARCGARLVLAARRANVLAEVVAECEHLGARALAVPTDTTDAQAVERLAQQAETFGGRIDVWINNAGSGAVGAFDEVPVAAHEQVLRLNLLGYLYGAHAVLPLFKRQQGGILINVISLGGWVPMPFTASYTASKFGLRGLSESLRAELTDTPSIRVCDVYPAFVDTPGFQHGANYTGKLIKPASPVFSPYKVADALVELARHPRNTTMVGWTATAMRTAYALAPNATRSVLARFFRLYLKQAKPAPVSTGSLLAPTAVPHGTDVEGGWGSSGKPGVAAWLGTAFAAGLAASVYALARRQSGGAAFSKPVH; via the coding sequence ATGAGCAAGCATTCGATAGCAGGCCAAACGGTGGTTATTACGGGCGCCAGCAGCGGCATTGGCCGCGCTACGGCTTTGGCGTTTGCCCGCTGCGGGGCCCGGCTGGTGCTGGCCGCCCGGCGGGCCAACGTGCTGGCCGAGGTGGTAGCCGAGTGCGAGCACCTAGGGGCCCGGGCGCTGGCCGTACCCACCGATACCACCGATGCGCAAGCCGTGGAGCGCCTGGCCCAGCAGGCCGAAACTTTTGGCGGCCGTATCGACGTGTGGATTAACAACGCCGGCAGCGGTGCCGTGGGTGCTTTTGATGAGGTGCCCGTGGCCGCGCACGAGCAGGTGCTGCGCCTTAATTTGCTTGGCTACCTCTACGGAGCGCACGCGGTGTTGCCGCTATTTAAGCGGCAGCAGGGCGGTATTCTCATCAACGTGATATCCCTAGGTGGCTGGGTGCCCATGCCCTTCACGGCATCGTACACGGCCAGCAAGTTTGGCTTGCGCGGCCTGAGCGAGTCGTTGCGCGCCGAGCTGACGGACACGCCCAGCATTAGGGTGTGCGACGTGTACCCGGCCTTCGTCGATACGCCCGGTTTTCAGCACGGCGCCAACTACACGGGCAAACTCATCAAGCCGGCGTCGCCGGTTTTCAGCCCGTACAAAGTAGCCGATGCCTTGGTGGAGCTGGCCCGGCACCCGCGCAACACCACCATGGTGGGCTGGACGGCCACTGCCATGCGTACGGCTTATGCCCTGGCCCCCAACGCCACCCGCTCGGTGCTGGCGCGGTTTTTCAGGCTCTACCTGAAGCAGGCCAAACCCGCCCCCGTGAGCACCGGCAGCCTGCTGGCCCCAACCGCCGTACCGCACGGCACCGATGTAGAAGGTGGCTGGGGCAGCAGCGGCAAACCCGGCGTAGCCGCCTGGCTGGGCACGGCTTTCGCGGCGGGTTTGGCAGCCAGCGTTTACGCGCTGGCGCGGCGGCAGTCGGGCGGTGCGGCCTTCAGCAAACCGGTGCATTAG
- a CDS encoding phytanoyl-CoA dioxygenase family protein, which translates to MIAEELKTQTAFDIAQIMGGLYGDGIIGLKGAFSREWAQQLGEDIAVLYQDALKRPGGAIGRGPKRHYVEIHPEGIRGFVELCTHPWVAAVCEAVLGPEYKIVEIGFDVPNPGAVNQPWHRDFPAPDDTIVGRRLNSLAFNLTTVDVTPDMGPFEVAPGTQWDLPEGFEHGMFPPRSLYTRYEARAQQKMPQMGDISARSALTIHRGTANTSNTPRPALVLGVDAPTANNAERHDLQVTRAYYQALPESLRRHLTCRIVDKLEPIVQAHTIEGLMMGEA; encoded by the coding sequence ATGATAGCAGAGGAGCTTAAAACCCAAACCGCCTTCGATATAGCCCAGATTATGGGCGGCCTGTACGGCGACGGCATTATTGGCCTGAAGGGTGCTTTCAGCCGCGAGTGGGCGCAGCAGCTGGGCGAAGACATTGCCGTGCTGTACCAAGATGCCCTGAAGCGCCCGGGCGGTGCCATCGGGCGCGGGCCCAAGCGCCACTACGTCGAAATTCACCCCGAAGGCATCCGCGGCTTTGTGGAGCTGTGCACCCACCCGTGGGTGGCGGCGGTGTGCGAAGCGGTGCTGGGGCCGGAGTACAAAATCGTGGAAATCGGGTTTGATGTGCCCAACCCCGGCGCCGTAAACCAACCCTGGCACCGCGACTTTCCGGCCCCCGACGACACGATTGTGGGCCGGCGCCTCAACTCCCTGGCTTTCAACCTGACCACCGTCGATGTGACGCCCGACATGGGACCGTTTGAGGTGGCGCCTGGCACGCAGTGGGATTTGCCCGAGGGTTTCGAGCACGGCATGTTTCCGCCTAGGTCGCTGTACACGCGCTACGAGGCAAGGGCTCAGCAAAAAATGCCGCAGATGGGCGACATTTCGGCCCGGTCGGCGCTTACCATCCACCGCGGCACTGCCAACACCTCCAATACCCCGCGCCCGGCGCTGGTGCTGGGCGTGGATGCCCCCACCGCCAACAACGCCGAGCGCCACGATTTGCAGGTAACGCGCGCCTACTACCAAGCCCTGCCCGAAAGCCTGCGCCGGCACCTTACCTGTCGCATCGTGGATAAGCTCGAGCCCATTGTGCAGGCGCACACCATCGAAGGGCTGATGATGGGCGAGGCTTAA
- a CDS encoding STAS/SEC14 domain-containing protein produces MQQVVLQNSFGKPFLTVRWDAANHWIYNRWEGMLSKENVIKGGEQVLEVMQATGCRLLLNDNREVKGSWSQANDYIAHHWMPKAKALGLRRFAHILAPGLFAQQSVEEMLHRVEGRFEMRLFGNLDEATEWLKAEQPTFQPTPAS; encoded by the coding sequence ATGCAACAAGTTGTTCTGCAGAATTCCTTCGGCAAACCCTTCCTCACGGTGCGGTGGGACGCAGCCAACCACTGGATTTACAACCGCTGGGAGGGCATGCTCTCGAAGGAAAACGTAATAAAGGGCGGCGAGCAGGTGCTGGAGGTGATGCAGGCCACCGGCTGCCGGCTGCTGCTCAACGACAACCGCGAGGTAAAAGGCTCGTGGAGCCAGGCCAACGACTACATTGCCCACCACTGGATGCCCAAAGCCAAAGCCCTGGGCTTGCGCCGCTTTGCGCACATTCTGGCGCCGGGCCTGTTTGCGCAGCAATCGGTAGAAGAAATGCTGCACCGCGTGGAGGGCCGTTTTGAAATGCGCCTGTTCGGTAACCTCGACGAGGCCACCGAGTGGCTGAAAGCCGAGCAGCCCACTTTTCAGCCCACGCCGGCCTCGTAG